The DNA window AGGACTTTCAGGAAAACCTATTCGCGAAAAAAGTACAGAAGTCATCAGATATTTGGCTGAAAGGTCTAACAAATCTTTCCCAATCATTGGAGTGGGCGGAATTCACAGTGCAGAAGATGCCATCGAAAAATTAGAAGCAGGGGCAAGTTTGGTGCAAATTTATACAGGATTTATTTACGAAGGGCCAGGTTTGATTAATGAAATTAATAAGAAGATTTTACAGTCCGAAGACTGAGGATTTTTTTGTGAAATGTAATTGCGATCGGAATGCGCTGAAGCGTAGAATATTTTCTTTAAATTTAGAAAAAATTAATTTACCATTATGAGTGTTGAACAAATTGATAAAGTTGACTTTATAAGCACAACTGAAAAAGGAATTATAAAACTCACTATTTCTGATCATCTAGAATGGGATTCAAAAAATGAGCACCTTTTAATTTTGCAAAATAAAATAAATGCATACTTAAATTTTATAGAAAGTGGACAAATTTTTGAAGAATATCCAAGTTCCGTAAATAAAAAAGTTGAGATTGAAATTGTTTTGAAATTTCCTCCAAATGAAATTGGAAATACTTTTTTAGATAAATGCAAAAAAATAATTGATGAACTAAAAATTGAATTTTCTTGGAAAGTTTTTGAATAAAGTTTCAGAATGACAAAAACATAATTTTCCTTAAAATCTGCGGGAAAATTAAATGAGTTGCGCAATACTGTAAATCAACAAACCAACCAATCCACCAACCAAAGTCCCGTTAATTCTAATAAATTGTAAGTCTTTCCCAACTTCTAATTCTAGTTTTTCGGAGAGTTCTTTTCCTTGCCAGTTTCCTACGGTATCTGCAATCAAATCTCCAAATTTATTGGTGTTTCGCAAGATATGTTTGTATGCGGTAACTCTTACCCAATGGTCAATTTTATGCTGTAGTTTTTCGTCAGTTCTTAGGTTTTCAGAAAATTCTGCAATGTTTTTGTGAAGGTAATTCTTGAGCGAAGAATGCTCTTGTATCAATTCTTCCGTCAATGTCTTTTTCAAAGAAACCCAAATATCATGGGAATATTGATGAATTTTTTCTGGTTGCAGAAAATCATCTTTCATCGCATTGAGTTCTTGTTCGTAATGAGGATTGATTTTGATTTCAGATGAAAAATCAAATAATTTTTGAGTGATTTCTTTTCTCAAAGCATGGTTTTGATCTTGCTCTACTTCTTCAAAATATTTAGAAAGTCCAGAAGTGATTTTCTCTGCGATTTTATCATCTACAAAACTTGGGATAAGCGTGAAACTCTCTTTTTTCACACGTTCTCTCACCATTTCGTGGTGTTCCAGAATATAGTTTTTGATTTGCGCAGAAAGGCTGGTAATGAGTTTTTGATGGTCATTTTTTTCGAGAAGATATTCCATTCCATTTCCTAAAATTTGATTGATTTTAACATCTCCCGTCATTTCTTTTGCTTTTTTGCTGATGAAATTTACCACAGCGTCATCTTCTAATTTATGGAGAATATCCAGTACGATTTCTGATAAATTTTTCACCAGAACAGAGGCGTTTTTCTCTTTCTGAAGCCATTCTCCAATGAAATGAGAAATCTTCAAATTCTGTATGTAAGGTCTTATATTTTGTGGCGAAAGAAAATTAGTAACCACAAAATTCCCCAGATTATCGCCGATTCTTTCTTTAGATTGCTCAATTAAATTGGTGTGTGGAATTTTTAATCCAAGCGGATGATGAAAAAGTGCTGTCACCGCAAACCAATCTGCCAAAGCTCCCACCATCGCTGCTTCAGAAAAGGCTTTTACATAACCTACCCAATGTCCGAAATTTTGATATTTCTGAAGATAAGTCATCGTCAAAAAAATACAAGTCATCAAAACGAAAAGTCCTGTTGCGAGCATTTTATGATTTCTGAGTTGGCGTTTTTTTATTTCTTCATTCATCTCAATAATGATTATCGAAATTTTTTATAAAGATACGAATCCTAAAAATTGTTTTCTTTCTATTTTTACCAAACTTTATTATAAAATTAAAATAACAACAAACCAAGAGTTTAATTTAATGAACTTAATTTCTTAATTAAAATTTAATGGAAAAATTTTAACATTAAGAATACGTTAAGGTATTAAGGGAATTAAGTTTTCCGAAAATCAAAGATTTTCATATGAATAAAATTTTAAAAATATTATTTTGCTTGTTATTTCTGCAAAGTTGTTCACAAATACAAAAACCAAAGTCAATGGAAA is part of the Cloacibacterium normanense genome and encodes:
- a CDS encoding DUF445 domain-containing protein; protein product: MNEEIKKRQLRNHKMLATGLFVLMTCIFLTMTYLQKYQNFGHWVGYVKAFSEAAMVGALADWFAVTALFHHPLGLKIPHTNLIEQSKERIGDNLGNFVVTNFLSPQNIRPYIQNLKISHFIGEWLQKEKNASVLVKNLSEIVLDILHKLEDDAVVNFISKKAKEMTGDVKINQILGNGMEYLLEKNDHQKLITSLSAQIKNYILEHHEMVRERVKKESFTLIPSFVDDKIAEKITSGLSKYFEEVEQDQNHALRKEITQKLFDFSSEIKINPHYEQELNAMKDDFLQPEKIHQYSHDIWVSLKKTLTEELIQEHSSLKNYLHKNIAEFSENLRTDEKLQHKIDHWVRVTAYKHILRNTNKFGDLIADTVGNWQGKELSEKLELEVGKDLQFIRINGTLVGGLVGLLIYSIAQLI
- a CDS encoding DUF6572 domain-containing protein, with the protein product MSVEQIDKVDFISTTEKGIIKLTISDHLEWDSKNEHLLILQNKINAYLNFIESGQIFEEYPSSVNKKVEIEIVLKFPPNEIGNTFLDKCKKIIDELKIEFSWKVFE